The region TTTTGTACTGATCCACCTGTTTTGATCTTGTGTTGTGACTTGGTACCTTATTGTTTCtatgttcttttttttcctCTGGGCTTTGCTACCTTGACAGAAGAGTGCCTTGGCGTAAGGAGTTAATTTCAATCAtagttcatttttgttttttgaacacTTACCTGCTTTCATGATAGTTTAACTTTCATCACAGAGATAATAATAAAATAGTTATTATTCTTATCCTTTTATATATGCTAAAGCGTTTCCTTTTTTCTGTTATTATAAACTATTGCTGTCAAGCTGCTTTAGTATCTAATTAAAAGTTGACAGCAAAAATTGCTTTAGTATCTAACTAAAAAAATGCTCAGCTTTTTGACAAATAGACGCAGGATGTAGATAAGCCATTCGCTTAATTTAAATGCTTAGcttattggaaaaaaaatgcTCAGCTTAATTTTCCCTTATCCTTGGTTTACTTGATTTTTAGATGTGAGACCACCTATGGTGTTGTGATTCAACAAAGCAATGAACCATATCTGTCACTTTAATTTGTTTCTAACAACAGTAGTTCCATTTATGATCATTCCTCAAGCACAACTTTTTTGATCAAGGTTTAAGTGGTTTTAGATTAAAAGTTTTGGGTGGACTTCTGGGATGAGCTAATGTTTGGTTCATAACACTGACAGTTGCAGCAGTGCAAAATTTATAATTATGCTGTCAAGTTTTGCTCATTGAAACAGGTGATACCATTATGAAGTCAAGTTTGGTAAATTAAACAGGGATGATATCATTATGCAGTTAAATTTGATACCATTATCCTGTTAAGCTTGCCAGATTATGCAGTCAAGTTTGAAAAGCCTTAAAAGAGTAAAATTGTATATTTCTACTTcaataaaaatgataaaaagaagaaagcaaaatgaaaaatcaaaagaaaGTGCCCCTTACTCATTTACTTGAGAGTTGATGAAAATGATAAAAGCTAATAAAGCTGCCATCAGAAGGCAAATCAAACTAGTCATCAGCTCATTTCATTCAACATAAATATCTTCCTTAACACCCTACATTTACCAATTCCAGTAGCCACTCAACTAAACATGCTACAACCATCAATTACTATATAAGAGAAACCAATCAACTACGCATGACAATGACATCAAGCTACACGTGAGATAACAACTACTATAAGCACTACCTATGAGATTACAAGCTAACCCAAAAGAAAGTTCAATTCGTTTCTTTCAATcccaagtttttttttccagtttCCAAACTCTACTCTTTGAAGTTTCACCCACTGAGTCACAGCATCCAGAAAAATGACGTGATAAGGTTCAGGCTTTTCATTACTTTCAATTCTTCTGGAATAAAGTAGACCACGAAACGTCCTCAAGGCAGCTCCTAAGCGCTTTATGCCTGTTTCAATTCAAGCTAACAATTCTAATGACGGTTGATTTAGGTAGTGGGTTTGGGGTAGGACTGACAATTGGATAATAGTTGTTCCCTGTTTGACAACTTGAGATGTATAATTTGCAATTCTAGGATTCATTAGTTAAAATATGGTAGTTGTTATTCCCACCACCCAGACATCTAGTTATACATGTCTTATATTCGTAAAATCCGAAAAGACCTTAAAAAAATTTCGCTCACACTTTAAAGCGCGATAAAACAGACAAATTTATTTCTTTACTTTCTTGTTTAATTTATGGAACGAATCTGAGACAGGTACTTCGTAGTGAAGGTAATAGGATCATTCTGAGCTCAATTGTGCAGTAAAAAACTATAAATTTCAGCGCATGGTAAGGGTTTCTGCACTGCAGGACGTTTGGGTCTGAAAAActtgtttcttatttttttgcAATCTCGGATCAAGACGGAGACAACTATAAAgttaaagagaaaaataaagtaattgcacgcgtGTTGCTTCGCCACAAGAGTTGTGTCCGGGAGCCAAATTTCTTCATCTGTTATTTTATTTGGTATGTTAGAAAGATAAGAGaaatagaagagaaagaatgatgTGGAATGGTATATGTTTTATCAAATTACATTTGTATCCAATGAAAAAGGTTATTAACATTTTTTCTGACAGTAGAAAAAAGGGCAAAAGGGATAAAACACAAGAAAAAGCAAGTCCAGCTCTATCTCTCTTCAAATCCAAGAGAGAGCAAAAAGCTGTAGGTCCCACCTCATTTCATCTCTCTCTTGTATGTGGGTTGAAACCAAACGTGGAGACAAACTATTTTCTAGCAGAACCTCTCTCCTTCTCAACTCTCTCGCATCAACCTCTATGCTGCCAAAAAAAGCGTTAGAGAGAATTAAGTGGGGGGAGGGGGGCCACTCTTAGCTCGCCCATGGCAGGGTGCTAGGTTCAGGCTTTTCATTACTTTCAATTTTGGTTTAAAAGCATTTCATGCTCCTGATGtatcaagtttgtgcaaatgttACCCCTGTTCTTTTTTCGTTTATGTTTGTACCCTccatgtttcacaaatgtgcacCGTTTGCCCCTCCGTCACTCTGCCGTTTAAAAAGGGTGACTTGGCCGTTAAATGCCAACGTCAGCATCCTACGTGGCATGACACGTCTCTGCCGTTTAAAAAGGGTGACTTGGCCGTTAAATGCCCACGTCAGCATCCTACGTGGCATGACACGTCATTAAATGAAAATCACAACTTGGGAAAAAGGAGGTGGGAGGATTTGAACCCATGACCTTGAATTAGCAAAACACAACCATTACCAGTTGAGCTACTGAATCAAGTGATTAAATTACGACCAACGTTGTATTTATAtcatacttgttatcatcattctccttgttcttctcaaattcttcttcatcatctactttatctcatcattttcttcatccCCAACCACATTAAAACCCAGATTTTTCCATCtccaagatcaaagaaaaaaaacatgcatttcttcattatcatcatcttcatccccaacCAAATCTATTCCCCAACAACAGCATCTGGAACCAAATTAgctaacaaaacaaaatctaacATGAAAAACCCAAAATTATCTAACATTAAACCCATGACTTCAGTCCCAGACCCAGCAAGAGCATCCATGGTGGAATCATCCGCATCGAAAAGCTTCACCTTTTGAATCCCATTATCCTTCATCAACGGAACCACCGTCGCCGGTGGCAGCTTGTGGGTCGCTTGGGTTCCCCAATTCACACCAAGCCCTTCCACGCACCACTAGCAACCCATCACCGATGCCGTCGGAAAACCCAGTTTTCCCCCATTGCACAGTGAATCTAAAAGCTCTCTTCCTCACGATTGGAAGCAAGAGCAAGAGGAAAAATGGgggaaattgaagaaaaattatGTGTTTGATGGTTGAAGGTGAAGTGAAACTGAAAACTTTTGGGTTTATAAAAGAGAGACCGTAACTGTTTTTGGAAGTGgggtttgaagatgaagatgatgatgatgatgatgataaaatgcatgttttttttcctttgataTTGGAGATGGAAAAATCTGGGTTTCAATGTGgctggggatgaagatgatgaataatcTAAGAATGATGATAATAAGTATGATATAAATACAACGTTGGTCATAATTTAACCACTTGATTCAGTAGCTCAATTGGTTATGGTTGTGTTTTGCTAATTCAAGGTCATGGGTTCAAATCCTCCCACCTCCTTTTCAagttctcattttcatttaATGACGTGTCATGCCACGTAGGATGCTGACGTGGGCATTTAACGGCCACGTCATCCTTTTTAAACGGCAGAGTGACGGAGGGGCAAACGgtgcacatttgtgaaacatggAGGGTACAAACATAGACGAAAAAAGAACAGGGGTAACATTTACACAAACTtgatacatcaggggcatgaaatgcttttaagccttcaATTTTTATGGAATATAGTGGACCGCGAAACGTCTCAAGGCAACTCCTAAGCACTTCATGCCTATTTCAATTCAAGCTAACAATTCTAATGGCGATGGGTGGGTTTGGGGTAGGACTAACAATTGGATAATGGTTATCCCCTGCTTGACAGCTTGAGATGTGTAATTTGCAATCATAGGATATATTAGTTAAAATATGGTAGTTGTTATTCCCACTACCCCAACATCTAGTTATATCACCCTTATATTcgtaaaatttgaaaatgtctttaaaaaaatttcgctcgcactttcaaagtgagtTTGTCACGCAcaaatttctttatttattttcctgtttaatTTCTGAAACGAAAGTAATAAGATAATTCTGAGCTCAATTCTGCTGTAAAAAACTGTAAATTTTAGCAATCTCGGATCAAGACAGGGCCAACTATAAAGTTAAAGGGAAAATTAAAGTAATTGTACGCTTATTGCTTCGCCACAAGAGCTGTGATTGGGAGCCAAATTTCTTCATCtgctattttattttgaatttttttatttaccatAAATATccaaatattatattttgatttacggtgagaatttcataatttttaaaaatcatctaatatcaattatgttaaaatttgcAGCTTAAAACACTTTAAATTGCGTCACCtacacactttaaagtgcatAGTTTTACGCACTTTAAAGTCCCTTTAGTtgcagaaaaaacaaaaatatgctGAAAACGATGATTGTAGCAGAAACGGGAGCGCAACGACAATGAACGATGGTAGCAAAAAAAAGGAGAGAGGAGAAGATGGAGATGGAAGTTGAGCTTGGAGGTATGTATGATGATGGTAGAATATGGGGTATGAAGATGGGTGATGTTGGTGAGTGAAGCAAGATGAAAGAGGATGTGAGAATGGGGTGGGGCGGTGGAGAGTTTTTAtgtcttttttctttcattaatgatattttagtattttcaCACTTTTAAGGGTAATATAACTAAATGTCGGGGTATGTCGGGGTAGTGTGTTTGGGTATCCATTTTCTTTGCTACAAACACATTTTTCGTATTTTAAGGTGAAAAATGGACTGCCCTTCTTATATTATGTTTGGACTTTGgattatcttttattttctcaAGTTCAACTCCACTCCACTCTAAAAAAATCAACTCTAACGCCTAGAAATTACTTATGTAAGATTTTTCCTAAAATTATTTAgactttaaaattaattgtgaatGAAATTTCGAACAACGCAGTTAGTACATATTTGACTtaaatgaaaaatcattttaaaGTATGTTCAGTTTTCATCTGTTCACGTATTTCATGTGAGTGAAAGTGGAGAGGTGAATTAAGGGCTTCAACatttttatgaaataataaaataccCACACAATCCTCCAATCCTCCaattaataataaaagaatACCCACACAATCATGAAATCCCACTTTCCTAATTATAAAATGTGAAAGGAGCTTTCATTAGCATTCTCTTTAAGTAAATCCAAATACAAAAAAACACTCAAACGGATTGGATTGTAATTTTACAGATGTCACACTCAACTTATTATTCAATTAGCACACTAATTCCATAGGATTTGGATGGATGTATTATGAATATCTCTATTCCTATAGCCTATACTAGCTGACACAATTATTTTGATATTGATCCCAAGCTTGTAGTGACTTGTGAGGGCGAATTTATGTCTGTCTTCACGTGCCACGTCACCTCCCGGGCCGCAGGCAGGTAGCAGCTCAGGGTAGCGtcttctcttctcctttgtCTCCCTCCTCCGACGGTCTATCGTTGTCGTCGACGACAACTAACATAAACATgattttacattttttaatacattaataTAGAAGTTAAAATTtgttatattaaatttaatagtaAGATTTTAATACTTTGAGTTTAACGATAATCCAAACACGCATGCACCGATTAATTGACCCTGGTTGGTTGATGTTATCTTTCTATTTTTATCACTGGATTTTTATAATTCCATgacaaaaaacaaataaaaacaaaagaaaagaaagtgatTGGGGTAGTGGGTCCTActctgtgtgtgtttgtgtgatTGGCTCTTCTTCCCTGTGAATGTGTCACTTTAGCATTTTCTACAGTGCGCGCACCGTTGCTTTCTTTCTTATCCTTCACCCACCATTCCcgctcctcttcttcttcttcttcttcttcttcttcctcctccactcaccaccaccaccctcaccCTCCAACCTTCACCTCTCGATCTCACATCACACCATGCTTCACACCTCATCTTGAACAATCTCTCCGATTCTCCAACCTTCTTCCCGATCTGAATCAACCGAAAACTCGATCGTTGCCATGGCTGGCACCGACCAACTCGACCCCAATGACTCCAGGGTACGCTTACGCTTACTTTACTCTGCACCTTTTAGATTTTGATTCCATGTTTCGTTCGATTGGATACAATCATACAAATTATCCGTACGGTATTGCTTGtttgattcttcttcatcatcatcgttTTAGGATTTGAGTTTGaatgtttttgttttcatgGATTGATTGAGCTTAGGTTTGGTTATGTATTAGTTATTTAGTTTTGGTTGAATGATTTCCTGGTTTTATCTTCAATGTTTAGGGTTTAGTAAAttctatttttgttaattttaaatgAAGTTGATAAAATTTGGTGTAGATGGTGGTTCCGTTGAATATGTGGGTTTTGATTTCCAATTTCAAGCTGGCGTACAATCTTCTTCGTCGTCCGGATGGAACTTTCAACCGTGATTTAGCCGAGTTTCTTGATCGGAAAGTTCCGGCGAACCTTAACCCTGTGGAGGGAGTGTTTTCTTTTGATGTCATTGTGGATAGGGGAACCAATTTGCTCACTCGAATCTACCGTCCGGCTGAGGGTGAAGGTCCGGTTAGCATTGTTGACCTTGAGAGGCCtgtgacctctgagattcttCCTGTTTTGCTTTTCTTTCATGGTGGGAGTTTTGCTCATTCTTCTGCTAATAGTGCTATCTATGATACCCTTTGTCGTCGCTTGGTGGGGATTTGTAAAGCGGTTGTGGTCTCTGTGAACTATAGGCGTGCGCCTGAGAACAGGTATCCTTGTGCTTATGAAGATGGGTGGACTGCTCTTGAGTGGGTGAATTCGAGGTCATGGCTTCAGAGTAAGAAGGACAAGAAAGTTCATATCTACTTGGTTGGGGATAGCTCAGGTGGGAACATTGCACACCATGTTGCCATGAGAGCTGTGGATTGTGGGATTCAAGTTCTTGGGAATATACTGCTCAACCCTTTGTTTGGTGGGCAAGAAAGGACCGAGTCTGAAATGCGCCTAGATGGGAGGTATTTTGTTAGAATTAGAGACAGAGACTGGTATTGGAGAGCTTTTCTTCCAGAAGGGGAGGACAGAGACCACCCTGCTTGTAACCCCTTTGGCCCCAATGGCAGAAGCCTCAAAGGGGTTTCCTTTCCCAAGAGCCTTGTTGTGGTTGCTGGTTTGGACCTTGTTCAGGACTGGCAATTAGCTTATGCCAAAGGGCTTGAGAGGGCTAGCCAAAATGTGAAATTGCTATTCCTGGATCAAGCAACCATTGGATTTTACTTGCTGCCAAATAATGAGCACTTCTCTACTCTGATGGAGGAGATAAAATGCTTTGTCAGCAGTGACTGTTTGTAGGCTTAACGTTTTGCTATACATAAAGGGGACCTTAGGATTGTGTAGGTTGTACTAATAGGTATGCTACTTCTTAACTATTTTACAATTTGGCTTCTTTGCTGTAGTAGTAGGACTGTGCTCCCCTGTGATTAGGTACTTATCTAGTGTTAATCGTGTCGTGAGATTGGTGTAATCAGCATATAGCTATATGATATTTTCATCAGCACAATATCAGGAAATTGGGTGTTTGCTGATAGGTGAAAGCATTTTAGGACAAGGGGAGCCATTGCAATATCTTTATGGGAACCACCAAAGTTGTGATTACCCAGTCTGACTTTCAGCCAAAAAAGAGAGGAAGACAGTCAAGACACTATGCTATTTGTGGGCATGACCTTAATGCCCAGCCAGTGGGGCTTGTCGTTGCCTGGCAAGTGTTATATATTTAACTAATTTTGGAACAATGATAGGGAAAGTATATATGTTGGTGCTGtctattatatattttgtgCTGTCTCTCATGTAAGTGTTTTAAGTCTGTTTCACCTTTTCTCTATATAGCTAATTTTACGTTCTTTTGTTTTGGGTTGTCCTTGTTCCACGATGGACAATCTTTGCAGATGTAAATGGATTTTCTTTTCATGTTATAATGTTAGGATTTGTATTATGTTTGCTTTTGTATGCATAGATATTTTTCATCATCTTATGCCACAGAGACTGAATTTTTGCTCCAGTGTACTGTTGTCTCTGAAATTTAATTCATCAACCATGGGCTAATCATTTTGAGTTCCTTTCCAACAACTGATACTTTGATTGACAAGGAATAAGTATCTCAAGTTTCGGTTCTATTATCATGTTTGGGATGGAATTTCATTTCTGAAGAAAATTATTTCAGAAGTTCTCTTGTAAGCTGGAATATATGTACTAATTACTTTTATCAAAATAAGCTAAATTATATAGGATCGGAGAAATTTAGAAGCATTGATGGCAGAAGATATTATAGTTGTCTCTTTTGGGAAAGTAGTAAAAGTCCACATAGATGTGTTGCCACTTGCCGCTCTAGCTTCCCCTTTCTAAGTGCCCCACATGATTTAAAAATTGACCAGCCGCTGAACTCATGGGAATGTTAACTCATGTTTTTTAACCGTAATCAAACAAGTGATAATAGCTGTATACTGTGCATACTACTATAAtatccggtcacatatataagcaaaaaacacattttaggttcattcatttaaatgactagatacattcattaaataaatGAACCTAAAATGTCTTTTTTGCTTATATGTGACCGGAGAGTATATACAAATTTAAAGGAGTATAATATTGATGTTTAACTTGATTCCACCCTTACGCATAAACTAATATAAAACTATAATAAGTTAGatagaatttaaatttatataaaaatgaaGGGTTTCCTTTAGCTTAATTTACTATGATTTCTTCTGTAGCAAACTTTTATAATTTGTAATTTAATCTTTTAtactttaaataataaaatgaagGATTCCAAAAATGTTAGTAACAGAGCAAGGCGGGTTATAAGGTGCAATACATGTTAGGTATTGCACCGGTGCCAAACAGCTGAGGGCCAATGGGATTTTACCATCTGGCAAGAGGTGGAATGGGAAACCGGTTTCACCTGTTatgtatttttaaaaatttataacaaTTCCAATTTGTATATTACCATAAAGCCCTTTTAGTGTGTGTCTTCTCCTCTCTTTCTCAATCTTCTTCAGCCTTATCACCAGTAAAACCCAGAACGTACCAGATGGCTAGCCACTTCCAGTATTCCCCAACATCTCAAAAGCATTTTAGAGTTCAAACATCATTATCTTTAGAGCAACCAAAACAATgaacaaataaattaaaaactaaattgtTATATCTTGATCTAATCGAACAACCAAACCCTCTCCCTCTAAAATTAACCAAACTGAAAAAAGCACCAGCACCCAATTCATGATcttgccaaaaaaaaaacacattcctTCTTAGTCCCAAAGTCTTGATCTTGCCGTTGGATAGATAGATTGAGTTATATCAAGCACTTGAAAGGAGGATGTCGTTAGATTCCATAAAAGGCTTGGTCTTGCCAACAAACACAGGGATTGCATTTGGGAACCGGAACAACCACCATAGCCCAAACATCAAGTTGCACAACACCATGGGTCTGATTTCGTCCAGATCTGAAGACGCCATGGGTCTGATTTCCTAAAGATCTGCGAAGATGCCACGGGCTCTAACACGGTGAGATGCTTTGGATCGAGCAACGTTTCTCTTGTTCGCGGAGATGTCCGGAGATGGCGTTGACAGAACTGGCCTTTGAGGTAGGGTATGATGTTGACAGAACTGAGCTTTAGGGGTTGAAGAAGGCGACTGGCGTAGTTGTGCGCGGTGGCCGGAGGCAGTACGACGTGGTGGTGTGCAGTGGTTGAAGTGGTGGACTTGGGTTGATTCTGAATAGTGGTTTTGAAGTGGGGGCTAAATTGTAAtcaaccttttttatttttttctcaacagGTTACCAATACCCATTATTGTGGGTTATTTTTGCTCTTGCATGGTGCAAGACCTAGAGTGCACTTGCACCCTAGAGGCCACCACAGAGCAACATCCACATAATTTAAATATGTTAACTTATAAAAAACTAGATTtttcacccgtgcgttgcacggggaagcATATATCAATCAATTCATACTTTATAAACAAATAAGTAAGTATAAATCAGCGTAACAATATGACGACGGCTTTTAAAACGACATAAATTTACACCAATTGACCAAAATATTTAAACGATTTCCATGAATAGAAGAGCATACACCTGTATAGATTAAATCATGCAATAGTATTCTATTGAATAAACCATCAAATAAGAACAACTCGATTATGAAAAGGATTTGAGGTTCTACACAGTGTCGCAATGAATGATATACAAAATTGATAATAAATTAGCAAAATGATGTCTAGTTGATCCAAGCTATTCCTCAGGGAAAACTCCTCTATAATCGGAGATGAAGATTCACCCTTCAGCACTGAAGTAGGGGTCCCCATAATCAACAATGGAGCGGAACCCTCAATAGAGGGAAGGGATGCCTGAAACTGACACATAACCTCTGAGTCAGAGCAGATTTTCTTAACTCGGTACGATGGTTCAAATATCGAGTTTGAGTTGTTATTGACTTCAATTTTGAATAGAAATGTTTGATCAATGAGTTCCAAAACATCAGTAGGAACTTCAAAATCAGCAGGAtcctaaaaaatgaaagaatgaATAAACATCAGCCCCATAACGAATtcatataaataaaagagttaatagTACATTACTTACCTTGGTTGGATCTTTGACCAAAGCAGCACGTGGTTTATTAAGAAGGATCTCATTACTACGATTAGCTTTTAGCTTTAACTAAAATATACTGATCTTCAGAAAATGATCTCATTAATAGAAACTAAACAACTTATACCTCAACTAAACTATACAGATCTTCAGAAAAAGATCTCATAAACAGAAGAAACAATTGATACAAAGGTTAATCtcttttcactaaaatagaaaaattcatGGCAAAGCAATCTCTTTCAAAGGTTAAAAATAAAGCTTATTTGATTGTTCTCAGCCAAAAATTATAATCAATTTTTCATCACAATTTTCTTCTCAAAATATGTAATGAGATGAGAACAATAAAATCAAGGTGAACCTCCAATGACGGCAATGTTGAATCGTGTAGATACCTTTTCATGGAATGTGGTTCCTTCACTTTGTTGCAAAAGTTCTTTCTCGGCTGATCCTCTCTGCAAACAAATGTTTCAATTTTATGTTGATTTTAATACTCAAATATCTCTAAAAAAAATAGACCTTGAAAGCAAAATATATTGcagcttaatctcagccttcTTCCTCTGCCACAGGCAATCTAAAGCTCTGTCAGCATCCCCACTGAAAATAGAAATCAGAACATAAAATCACAAGTCAGTAGTTGCAATTCTTAAAAACTACTCATAGAGGTGCATCAATTCAACATAATATCTAGGTCCATTACAGTTAGAGAGGGAACAAAATATGTCCACATACATTTACAAACATAAATACAAAACACAAACTAACAACCAAAACACAAACAACTTCCTAGTTAATTTAAATAAGCTATCTTCCCTTCATATAGAAATTAAACAGATCCTCCTGCAAAGATCCTAAAACTCTGTTCATGATGATGTAAGTTAGCAAAAACAGAGGATCTCCAAACAAAAATCATTCAAGAAGATCTAATGAGAGAAACTGCAATGGGTAATCATAGTAGAAGCTGATAATACTTCCTACTTACCTAGAGCATGTTGCAAGTGTTGCCTATAGAGAACTTTACCAACATCTGGAAGTCCTTCCTTTCTTATCATAAATGTTCGCTTCCGTTCATGATCTAAGACAGCTACCACATTGCATGAACCAAGATATACCCGATCCACCTTAAATTAATATGAGAAAGATAAGGTTTTAGCTTTATGACTTAGTCCATAATATTTTACCTTTCTGAGTTAGTGTGTTTCGATACTAATTAAGTCCAGCATGAATGAACTTCCAGTCCAGTTTTTTTCTTGAAGTAGGTGTGAATGTTCAATTACATTGATGCAAATGGATTAAACACACCTTAGACCTTGACCGAGTAACTGAACTCAGGTAGCAccggaaagaaaaaaaaagtatctgAACTTATTAGGGGTACGCATATAACTTGAGTGAAAACATCACCAATTGCCTTACTTACCTCTGATTCAAATATCAAAGAATCCCCTTGTTCTGTGAAGCATTCCTTCTGGCAAACATAACCTTTTGTGCATTTCTAAATCCTATCACTTTTGAAGACCCATATTCTCTATCTCTAACTCAAATATAACATCCTTTGATTATCTTAAATATTTAGTTTTCTACCAAGATCTAAAATGTCAATATGCATGGTGATTGGTGAAAATGACCATAATGGTAACCGGTAGTAAGAATCAAGGAGAAAACTTCTATTTAtccattaaattataaaatataaaacacaGGCTAAAGAGAATCGCAATGGTTACTGAAGTTGAAGGCACTAAAATTTAACCTGCAATAACTTCTCCCCATGTGGATCAAGATTCATAGGTTTTACATGCCGTTTCCTAGACTTGAATACCTCACTGACACTTAACTCTTCATTCTTTTCCTCTgccccctgaaaaaaaaataaaacaataggATGAATGAATGCCCTTCCTGCACCAAGTTCAAACGAAGCTATAGAAATGAGTACAATACTTTCTTAGCTCTTGCTTCTGCCTTTCTTTGTTTTTGTCTAATTTTCCTTTtctgagaaggaagcaaatttGACATCTCCTCATCTATTTTGACACCATCACCACTCACCAGCAAAGAGAAGCACATGATAGGAAGCAGTAAGCTTTCCAAACCAGCACACTCTAGCcatcccttttttttttgaaagagtaaGAATATCATTAGATTTATTTGAGATTAAGCCACTGCCAAAGTAATAATAAATACAAAACAATTACTCATTAAGAGTTTATGATGTGTAAAACATGCATCTATAGATGATAAAAATCAATTTACATGGCCAATGCACACAACCTTTCCATCAAAAAGCCAAACATGACATTATCAAATAAATCTCGGGGAGGTTGGAGTGGTTTCTTCGAGCTACAGAAAATTTGACAGTAAATAAACCGTCACACGTATGCTTGAAATAATATAGTTAAATTAAAAGGAGAGATTAACTGAAACCAAACAGTGGGAATTGAGCAGAAAATTGGTTATTAAAAATGAGAAACATGCCATGAACTTGAAAGAGAAAGGGGAAGAATGAGTGTGttgctgcttcttcttctacttCACATTATCAATCGGAGCCAACCTCCAAATCGGCGTCATCGACCACCTTAGAGGCGCCATCtgcaacttactaatttttaaaaataaacaaaaaaaagttcaaCAATTAACCAATGCACAGTTTAGTATTTCATCAGAACAAAACCAACATTTCGAACATCATAATTAACCATACCTAACAGAACTAAAGTAATCATCATCTAAAAGGAaaaaagcttataaaaaaacctcACATCGAAGAAGCATTAGAAACTCACCACTCGAACACTGTCTTCTCAACCCCGACCTTGGAGATCACGAACTGCCTTGAGAACGCCGGTGAGCGAAGAGGCCGAAGGGAATAG is a window of Lotus japonicus ecotype B-129 chromosome 5, LjGifu_v1.2 DNA encoding:
- the LOC130718646 gene encoding uncharacterized protein LOC130718646 isoform X2, encoding MCFSLLVSGDGVKIDEEMSNLLPSQKRKIRQKQRKAEARAKKGAEEKNEELSVSEVFKSRKRHVKPMNLDPHGEKLLQVDRVYLGSCNVVAVLDHERKRTFMIRKEGLPDVGKVLYRQHLQHALVGMLTEL
- the LOC130718230 gene encoding gibberellin receptor GID1C, with protein sequence MAGTDQLDPNDSRMVVPLNMWVLISNFKLAYNLLRRPDGTFNRDLAEFLDRKVPANLNPVEGVFSFDVIVDRGTNLLTRIYRPAEGEGPVSIVDLERPVTSEILPVLLFFHGGSFAHSSANSAIYDTLCRRLVGICKAVVVSVNYRRAPENRYPCAYEDGWTALEWVNSRSWLQSKKDKKVHIYLVGDSSGGNIAHHVAMRAVDCGIQVLGNILLNPLFGGQERTESEMRLDGRYFVRIRDRDWYWRAFLPEGEDRDHPACNPFGPNGRSLKGVSFPKSLVVVAGLDLVQDWQLAYAKGLERASQNVKLLFLDQATIGFYLLPNNEHFSTLMEEIKCFVSSDCL
- the LOC130718646 gene encoding N-terminal acetyltransferase A complex auxiliary subunit NAA15-like isoform X3; this encodes MIFLLFQKKKGWLECAGLESLLLPIMCFSLLVSGDGVKIDEEMSNLLPSQKRKIRQKQRKAEARAKKGAEEKNEELSVSEVFKSRKRHVKPMNLDPHGEKLLQWGC
- the LOC130718646 gene encoding uncharacterized protein LOC130718646 isoform X1, translating into MIFLLFQKKKGWLECAGLESLLLPIMCFSLLVSGDGVKIDEEMSNLLPSQKRKIRQKQRKAEARAKKGAEEKNEELSVSEVFKSRKRHVKPMNLDPHGEKLLQVDRVYLGSCNVVAVLDHERKRTFMIRKEGLPDVGKVLYRQHLQHALVGMLTEL